A region from the Aphis gossypii isolate Hap1 chromosome 1, ASM2018417v2, whole genome shotgun sequence genome encodes:
- the LOC114124972 gene encoding uncharacterized protein LOC114124972: MPKKREAFSETNLLKSISAVLNDGLSKKGAAKLFNVSRSTLQFRLKNPDGKTTCGPSTILTADEEKLLETWILESCKKGFPQRKEDLQLSVKQFLDNDNRPNPFKNNLPGVGWYKAFMNRHPSISVRTSEHVTGASANVSEKDIRKWFSDIYKYLDDHNLSDILNDPTRLFNGDETGFALCPKTKNFLKVPITIHFTL; the protein is encoded by the exons atgcctaAAAAAAGGGAAGCGTTTTCTGAAACCAATTTACTAAAATCCATATCTGCTGTGCTAAATGATGGTTTGAGCAAAAAAGGAGCTGCCAAACTGTTTAATGTTTCAAGATCAACATTACAGTTTAGGCTGAAGAATCCTGATGGTAAAACAACTTGTGGCCCTAGTACTATTTTAACTGCAGACGAAGAAAAACTTTTGGAGACCTGGATATTGGAAAGTTGCAAAAAAGGATTCCCTCAGCGCAAGGAAGATTTGCAGCTCAgcgttaaacaatttttggaTAATGACAATAGACCTAATccgtttaaaaacaatttaccaG gaGTTGGTTGGTATAAAGCTTTTATGAATCGACATCCATCCATTTCTGTAAGAACTTCTGAACATGTAACAGGTGCTAGTGCCAACGTAAGTGAAAAGGACATAAGAAAATGGTTttcagatatttataaatacctagatGATCATAACTTGAGTGATATTTTGAATGATCCTACCAGATTGTTCAATGGTGATGAGACAGGATTTGCTCTCTGccctaaaactaaaaatttccTTAAAGTGCCAATAACTATACACTTTACCCTATAa